From the genome of Solidesulfovibrio carbinolicus, one region includes:
- the rodA gene encoding rod shape-determining protein RodA gives MPFDRRFILSVNWSLVALTAMLFGVGVLNLYSASGFRMGDELSMQPFYNRQLIWGLAGLGCLLAMVVFDYKYLAAIAWPMVISTSVLLVLVLVMGKTVGGAKRWLPIGGFAFQPSEVAKIALLLLAAKILSKRSERLGWLDLAGILAVSLPVALLIIVEPDLGTGLNVLLLVAGLILYRGLAGPVFKTLAIAGPILIPCGWFFLKPYQKGRILTLFDPQRDPLGAGYHIIQSQIAIGSGQMWGKGFLEGTQSQLRYLPEKHTDFAVAVFAEEWGFMGGIALLTLFCLFLLQFYVTAKNAKDRFGSYLAAGVFFYFFWQILINMGMVLGIMPVVGIPLPFISYGGSATIVNFTLVGIVVNVSMRRYLFKKG, from the coding sequence ATGCCCTTTGACAGACGCTTCATACTGAGCGTGAACTGGTCCCTGGTGGCCCTGACCGCCATGTTGTTCGGGGTCGGGGTGCTCAATCTCTATTCGGCCAGCGGTTTCCGCATGGGCGATGAATTGTCCATGCAGCCCTTCTACAACCGTCAGCTCATCTGGGGCCTGGCCGGGCTGGGCTGCCTGTTGGCCATGGTGGTTTTTGACTACAAGTATCTGGCCGCCATCGCCTGGCCAATGGTCATCTCCACCTCGGTGCTGCTGGTTTTGGTGCTGGTCATGGGCAAGACCGTGGGCGGGGCCAAACGCTGGCTGCCCATCGGCGGATTCGCCTTCCAGCCCAGCGAGGTGGCCAAAATCGCCTTGTTGCTGCTGGCGGCCAAGATCCTGTCCAAACGCTCCGAGCGGCTGGGCTGGCTCGATCTGGCCGGCATTTTGGCCGTATCCCTGCCTGTCGCCTTGCTTATCATCGTGGAACCCGACCTTGGCACCGGCTTGAACGTCTTGCTCCTGGTGGCCGGACTGATTCTTTACCGGGGACTCGCCGGCCCGGTGTTCAAGACCCTGGCCATCGCCGGCCCCATCCTTATCCCTTGCGGCTGGTTCTTTCTCAAGCCCTATCAGAAGGGGCGCATCCTGACGCTGTTCGACCCCCAGCGCGATCCCCTCGGGGCCGGTTACCACATCATTCAGTCCCAGATCGCCATCGGTTCGGGCCAGATGTGGGGCAAGGGCTTTTTGGAAGGCACCCAGAGCCAGTTGCGCTACCTGCCCGAAAAGCATACCGACTTTGCCGTGGCGGTTTTTGCCGAGGAGTGGGGCTTCATGGGCGGCATCGCGCTGCTGACCCTTTTCTGCCTGTTTTTGCTGCAATTCTACGTCACGGCCAAAAACGCCAAGGACCGCTTCGGCAGCTATTTGGCGGCGGGCGTGTTCTTCTATTTCTTCTGGCAAATCCTCATCAACATGGGTATGGTGCTCGGCATCATGCCGGTCGTTGGCATCCCCTTGCCGTTTATCAGTTACGGGGGGAGCGCCACCATCGTGAACTTCACCCTCGTGGGCATTGTCGTCAACGTCTCCATGCGGCGCTACCTGTTCAAGAAAGGCTAG
- the blaOXA gene encoding class D beta-lactamase, translated as MRRSLLLAVLLLLAAPALARAAEPSLIERPQWQKPFADAGLTGTMVLRQEGSPEILVHNPARAATAFLPASTFKIPNSLIALETGAVSNPSEVFPYDGKPRYLPEWNANLTLAQAFAVSCVPVYQEIARRIGPERMAKYLADFHYGNADIGGGIDRFWLDGALRISALEQLDFLGRLHRRELPLRRQVMDDVLTMMITDKTPTAVLRAKTGLTARVSPNVGWYVGSVTRGPDVWYFALNLEAPDNNPAAVPARKKIALDILKMEGLWE; from the coding sequence ATGCGCCGCAGCCTGCTTCTCGCCGTCCTGCTCCTCCTCGCCGCCCCGGCCCTGGCCCGGGCCGCCGAGCCCAGCCTCATCGAACGCCCGCAGTGGCAAAAACCCTTCGCTGACGCCGGCCTGACCGGCACCATGGTCCTGCGCCAGGAAGGTTCGCCCGAAATCCTCGTCCACAATCCGGCCCGGGCCGCGACCGCCTTTCTGCCGGCCTCCACCTTCAAAATCCCCAACTCGCTCATTGCCCTGGAAACCGGGGCCGTCTCCAACCCCAGCGAAGTCTTCCCCTACGACGGCAAGCCGCGCTATCTTCCCGAATGGAACGCCAACCTGACCCTGGCACAGGCCTTTGCCGTGTCCTGCGTGCCGGTCTACCAGGAAATCGCCCGGCGCATCGGCCCCGAACGCATGGCCAAATACCTGGCCGACTTCCACTACGGCAACGCCGACATCGGCGGCGGCATCGACCGGTTCTGGCTCGACGGCGCGCTGCGCATCTCGGCCCTTGAGCAACTCGACTTCCTCGGCCGCCTGCACCGCCGCGAGCTGCCCCTGCGCCGTCAAGTCATGGACGACGTGCTGACCATGATGATCACCGACAAGACGCCAACCGCCGTGCTGCGGGCCAAGACGGGCCTGACCGCCCGCGTTTCGCCCAACGTCGGCTGGTACGTCGGCTCGGTCACGCGCGGCCCGGACGTCTGGTACTTCGCCCTCAATCTCGAAGCTCCCGACAACAACCCCGCCGCCGTGCCAGCCCGAAAAAAGATCGCACTGGATATTTTGAAAATGGAAGGACTTTGGGAGTAG
- a CDS encoding F0F1 ATP synthase subunit B family protein: protein MIDLNATFFVQLVNFVLILILLNVILIGPIRKILKKRAEFVASQMEGIESFASSADAKLKDYELSLDAARAAATAGRLAMKAEGQAKEKDLLEAAGAEAASKLQAARAEISAQSAAAKKALEGKVSGLASKAVAKVLAA, encoded by the coding sequence ATGATTGACTTAAACGCCACGTTTTTCGTCCAACTCGTCAACTTTGTGCTCATCCTGATCCTGCTCAATGTCATTCTCATCGGCCCCATCCGCAAGATTCTCAAGAAGCGGGCTGAATTCGTCGCCTCCCAGATGGAAGGCATCGAATCCTTCGCGTCCTCGGCCGACGCCAAGCTCAAGGACTACGAACTGTCCCTGGACGCCGCCCGCGCGGCCGCCACGGCCGGCCGCCTGGCCATGAAGGCCGAGGGACAGGCCAAGGAAAAGGATCTGCTCGAGGCTGCCGGCGCTGAGGCGGCTTCGAAGCTGCAGGCGGCCCGGGCCGAGATTTCCGCCCAGTCCGCCGCGGCGAAAAAGGCCCTGGAGGGCAAGGTGTCGGGGTTGGCCTCCAAGGCCGTTGCCAAGGTGCTGGCGGCGTAA
- the mrdA gene encoding penicillin-binding protein 2 — MRLETETPQQHAPRSGLILLQALVLGLFCLFTLRLWYLQVHKGGTFSDMARDNQLRQVLIGSARGRILDRSGTPLAVSEPSFALGLVREDCEDIDGTLAKVSEWTGVDKHVLSETVKRGKKRVKPFEPLILITDLPYEALARIEANAMLYPGLEIVVRQKRYYPTGALMSHVLGYVAEANEDELEKNPQLSLGDSVGKQGLELTHEDELRGSKGRKQVEVDAFGRQHNEFILEPPRAGADLKLSIDIGLQRECSRLLEGQAGAILVMEPDTGKILSMVSQPSFDNNMFVLGVPADKWRELRDNPRHPIQNRVTQGVYPPGSVFKLLMAAAGLTEGFVRPGDVVACPGSYRVGNRDFHDWKKGGHGSLDLRGALVHSCDIYFYKLGDRMGIDRLHDYAVASGFGARTGIDLPHEKAGLIPSKEWKKKRFGAAWSKGETIIASIGQGYVLTSPLQIGRYLSALVNGGRLMKPELVETEAPRVDATLPLKDGDRQVILDAMVATVESGTAKSLLRSDAVMAGKTGTAQVVKLINPDIRRKTHEMPYEQRDHAWLASWGRKDGKTYVVVCLVEHGGHGGEVSGPLVRKVFEYLFGPAPGKPPRAAGAAPAGTAGEPAVDPGDVGD; from the coding sequence ATGCGGCTTGAGACTGAAACCCCGCAACAACACGCCCCCCGTTCCGGGTTGATCCTGCTCCAGGCCCTGGTGCTCGGGCTTTTTTGCCTGTTCACCCTGCGCCTGTGGTATTTGCAGGTCCACAAGGGCGGCACGTTTTCCGACATGGCCCGGGACAACCAGCTGCGCCAGGTGCTCATCGGTTCGGCCCGGGGGCGCATCCTCGACAGGAGCGGCACGCCCCTGGCCGTCAGCGAACCGTCCTTTGCCCTGGGCCTGGTGCGCGAGGACTGCGAGGACATCGACGGCACCCTGGCCAAGGTCTCGGAGTGGACCGGCGTGGACAAGCACGTGCTGTCCGAGACGGTCAAGCGCGGCAAGAAACGGGTCAAGCCCTTTGAGCCGCTCATCCTCATCACCGACCTGCCCTACGAGGCCCTGGCCCGCATCGAGGCCAACGCCATGCTCTATCCGGGCCTGGAAATCGTGGTGCGCCAGAAACGCTACTATCCCACCGGCGCGCTCATGTCCCACGTGCTTGGCTACGTGGCCGAGGCCAACGAAGACGAACTGGAGAAAAATCCCCAACTTTCCCTGGGCGACTCCGTGGGCAAGCAGGGGCTGGAACTCACCCACGAGGACGAGCTGCGCGGCTCCAAGGGCCGCAAGCAGGTGGAAGTCGACGCCTTTGGCCGCCAGCACAACGAATTCATCCTGGAGCCGCCGCGCGCCGGGGCCGACCTCAAGCTGTCCATCGACATCGGCCTGCAACGCGAATGCTCGCGGCTGCTGGAGGGCCAGGCCGGAGCCATTCTGGTCATGGAGCCCGACACCGGCAAGATCCTGTCCATGGTCAGCCAGCCGAGCTTTGACAACAACATGTTCGTGCTGGGGGTGCCGGCCGACAAATGGCGGGAGCTGCGCGACAACCCGCGCCACCCCATCCAGAACCGGGTGACCCAGGGCGTTTATCCGCCGGGTTCGGTCTTCAAGCTCCTCATGGCCGCCGCCGGCCTGACCGAGGGCTTTGTGCGGCCCGGCGACGTGGTGGCCTGCCCCGGCTCCTACCGGGTTGGCAACCGCGACTTCCACGACTGGAAAAAAGGCGGCCACGGGTCGCTGGATCTGCGCGGGGCCTTGGTCCATTCCTGCGATATCTATTTCTACAAGCTCGGCGACCGCATGGGCATCGACCGGCTCCACGACTACGCCGTGGCCAGCGGTTTCGGGGCGCGCACGGGCATCGACCTGCCCCACGAGAAGGCCGGGCTTATTCCCTCCAAGGAATGGAAGAAAAAGCGCTTTGGCGCGGCCTGGTCCAAGGGCGAGACGATCATCGCCTCCATCGGCCAGGGCTACGTGCTGACCTCGCCGCTGCAGATCGGACGCTACCTGTCGGCCCTGGTCAACGGCGGCCGGCTCATGAAGCCCGAGCTGGTGGAGACCGAAGCGCCCCGGGTGGACGCCACGCTGCCGCTCAAAGACGGCGACCGGCAGGTGATCCTCGACGCCATGGTGGCCACGGTGGAAAGCGGCACGGCCAAGTCCCTGCTGCGCTCCGACGCGGTCATGGCCGGCAAGACCGGCACGGCCCAGGTGGTCAAGCTTATTAACCCCGACATCCGCCGCAAGACCCACGAAATGCCCTACGAGCAGCGCGACCATGCCTGGCTGGCCAGCTGGGGCCGCAAGGACGGTAAGACCTACGTGGTGGTCTGTCTGGTGGAGCACGGCGGCCATGGCGGCGAGGTCAGCGGCCCATTGGTGCGCAAGGTCTTCGAATATTTGTTCGGTCCGGCCCCGGGCAAGCCGCCCCGGGCGGCCGGCGCGGCTCCGGCCGGGACGGCTGGCGAACCGGCCGTCGATCCCGGCGACGTCGGGGATTAG
- a CDS encoding TIGR01212 family radical SAM protein (This family includes YhcC from E. coli K-12, an uncharacterized radical SAM protein.) produces MTARVHTLAQAFRAIFGRKAKKIPLDAGSSCPNRDGALSRGGCLFCNAAGSGTGLHLKGFGLRAQWDKLTPPARRRGEALIAYLQSFSNTYGPSERLAALLDELIALPDIEGICLGTRPDCLDIEKIALLAAAPIGHTRLEMGLQSANDATLQRIGRGHTAADFARATIMAADAGLSVTAHLMAGLPGEGVADFLDTVRFVAALPVAGVKLHNTLVVAGSGLAALYEAGGYQPMAREDYAQAVCRAIALLPRHVAVERQNADPAPGELLAPAWAADKQGIRKDIAARLERDDIRQGCDFHAPR; encoded by the coding sequence ATGACCGCCCGCGTCCACACGCTTGCCCAGGCTTTCCGGGCCATTTTCGGCCGAAAGGCCAAGAAAATTCCTTTGGATGCGGGAAGTTCCTGCCCCAATCGGGACGGTGCGCTCTCCCGGGGCGGCTGCCTTTTTTGCAACGCGGCCGGATCGGGAACGGGACTGCACCTTAAAGGCTTCGGCCTTCGGGCGCAATGGGACAAGCTCACTCCCCCAGCAAGACGTCGCGGCGAGGCGCTTATCGCCTATCTCCAATCTTTTTCCAACACCTATGGCCCGTCCGAGCGCCTGGCCGCGCTTTTGGACGAACTCATCGCCCTGCCGGATATCGAGGGCATCTGCCTGGGCACCCGGCCCGACTGCCTGGACATCGAAAAAATCGCCCTGCTGGCCGCCGCGCCCATCGGGCATACCCGCCTGGAGATGGGGCTGCAATCGGCCAACGACGCCACCTTGCAGCGCATAGGCCGGGGCCACACGGCGGCTGATTTCGCCCGGGCGACCATCATGGCCGCCGACGCGGGCCTTAGCGTCACGGCCCATCTCATGGCCGGCCTGCCCGGCGAGGGCGTCGCGGATTTTCTCGACACCGTGCGCTTCGTGGCCGCCCTGCCCGTCGCCGGGGTCAAACTCCACAACACGCTGGTGGTGGCCGGCTCCGGCCTGGCCGCCCTCTACGAAGCCGGCGGCTACCAGCCCATGGCCCGCGAAGACTACGCCCAGGCCGTGTGCCGGGCCATCGCCCTGCTGCCGCGTCACGTGGCCGTGGAGCGCCAAAACGCCGACCCCGCCCCGGGCGAACTCCTCGCCCCGGCCTGGGCCGCCGACAAACAGGGCATCCGCAAGGACATCGCCGCGCGGCTGGAGCGCGACGACATCCGGCAGGGGTGTGATTTCCACGCCCCACGTTGA
- a CDS encoding F0F1 ATP synthase subunit B family protein, translating into MKRLHLIATVALVFGLAAVAYASGDAGGAEAHGLNWKDFLFRVVNFVLVFGVIAKLAGKKIVGFFRGRGEAIENQLSDLESRKAEAAKRLAEIEASISNLSDEKARIEDEYRRQGEALRDSIVAAAEAKAAQIKEQAVTAAAAEARVAMQELRAQLADSVVAAAKASLEKKLTAKDQDKLVDEYLTKVVFN; encoded by the coding sequence TTGAAAAGGCTCCACCTCATCGCCACCGTGGCCCTGGTGTTCGGCCTGGCTGCCGTGGCCTACGCGTCGGGCGACGCCGGGGGCGCGGAAGCCCACGGACTGAACTGGAAGGATTTCCTGTTCCGCGTGGTCAACTTCGTGTTGGTGTTCGGCGTCATCGCCAAGCTGGCCGGGAAAAAGATCGTGGGCTTTTTCCGGGGTCGCGGCGAGGCCATTGAGAACCAGCTGAGCGATCTTGAGTCGCGCAAGGCCGAAGCGGCCAAGCGTCTGGCCGAGATCGAGGCCTCCATCAGCAATCTGAGCGACGAGAAGGCCCGGATCGAAGACGAATACCGTCGTCAGGGCGAGGCCCTGCGCGACTCCATCGTCGCCGCCGCCGAGGCCAAGGCCGCCCAGATCAAGGAGCAGGCCGTTACCGCCGCCGCCGCCGAGGCCCGGGTCGCCATGCAGGAGCTTCGCGCCCAGCTGGCCGACTCCGTGGTGGCCGCGGCCAAGGCTTCGCTGGAAAAGAAGCTGACCGCCAAGGACCAGGACAAGCTCGTGGATGAATACTTAACCAAGGTGGTGTTCAATTGA
- a CDS encoding type II toxin-antitoxin system HicB family antitoxin, with translation MPKNNKHLIILEPTATGFSAYSPDVPGCAATGADEDETRRNMADALAFHIEGLREMGLPVPQPASSSHYVVVAA, from the coding sequence ATGCCAAAAAATAATAAACACCTCATCATCCTCGAACCCACCGCCACCGGCTTTTCGGCCTATTCGCCGGATGTGCCGGGCTGCGCGGCGACCGGAGCCGACGAGGACGAAACGCGCCGCAACATGGCCGACGCCCTGGCCTTCCATATCGAAGGGCTGCGCGAAATGGGGCTGCCCGTGCCCCAGCCGGCCAGTTCGTCCCATTACGTGGTCGTGGCCGCCTAG
- a CDS encoding riboflavin synthase: MFTGLVMGLGRVAAVESRGNETRFRIKALFDLDNIVLGESIAVNGVCLTVETFGDREYTAYASGETLSRSNLGKLKIGSVVNLERALALGDRLGGHMVSGHVDCLAEVATVTPAGQSMQYKIDFPKEFSIFVVPKGSVALDGISLTVNECGDGWLTVNIIPSTQGATTIAGWKPGTVINMETDVLGKYVLRMLGPWQDAQGKKESKISEAFLRENGF, translated from the coding sequence ATGTTTACGGGACTGGTGATGGGGCTTGGCCGCGTCGCGGCCGTGGAGTCGCGGGGCAATGAGACGCGGTTTCGCATCAAGGCGCTTTTCGATCTGGACAATATCGTTCTCGGCGAATCCATTGCCGTCAACGGCGTGTGTCTGACCGTCGAGACGTTTGGCGACCGGGAATATACGGCCTATGCCTCGGGCGAGACGCTGTCGCGCTCGAACCTGGGCAAGCTCAAGATCGGCAGCGTGGTGAACCTGGAGCGCGCCCTGGCCCTGGGCGACCGCCTGGGCGGGCATATGGTTTCGGGCCATGTGGATTGTCTGGCCGAGGTGGCAACGGTGACGCCGGCTGGACAGTCCATGCAGTATAAAATAGATTTCCCGAAGGAATTTTCGATTTTCGTCGTGCCCAAGGGGTCCGTCGCCCTGGACGGGATCAGCCTGACCGTCAACGAATGCGGCGACGGCTGGCTGACGGTGAACATCATCCCCTCGACCCAGGGCGCGACCACGATTGCCGGCTGGAAGCCCGGCACGGTCATCAACATGGAGACCGACGTGCTGGGAAAATACGTGCTGCGGATGCTTGGACCGTGGCAGGACGCCCAGGGGAAAAAGGAATCGAAGATTTCCGAGGCGTTTTTGCGGGAGAACGGATTTTAG
- the mreC gene encoding rod shape-determining protein MreC has protein sequence MAPGKWVHEQVASFWSRYLYFVGIRQQNDQLRLELDTAKKELAELRENASEVERLRQILSLTPPIDWTRRAARIISHRLGPNAALETFLIDKGSAHGVTVNMPVVSPDGVVGRVLRLSPTAATILLITDPNSRIPVVSQKNRTQGIVKGEGPTKELTLQYVPQGALVEEGEVLVTSGLEEIFPKGLPVAKVTSVGRSGSSLFQLIHAAPLFTPRQLEEVALLFKATAAAAPAPTAAPVVAPTPSPATAPVSPVITPPNAAPAVKPQKGLKTPAAIPPAPGQGAPPPPPPAPTPAPAPAPAVVEPAKKADKPAESEKKRRKPARTEGQ, from the coding sequence TTGGCCCCGGGAAAGTGGGTCCACGAACAGGTTGCGTCGTTTTGGAGCCGCTATCTGTATTTCGTGGGCATCCGGCAGCAAAACGACCAGCTGCGCCTGGAGCTGGATACCGCGAAAAAGGAGCTCGCCGAGTTGCGTGAAAACGCTTCGGAGGTGGAGCGTTTGCGCCAAATTCTGTCCCTGACGCCGCCCATAGACTGGACGCGTCGGGCCGCGCGCATCATTTCCCATCGCCTGGGTCCCAACGCCGCCCTGGAGACGTTTCTCATCGACAAGGGCAGCGCCCACGGCGTGACGGTCAACATGCCGGTGGTCTCTCCCGACGGGGTGGTCGGGCGGGTGCTGCGTCTGTCGCCCACGGCCGCGACCATTCTCCTTATCACCGACCCCAACAGCCGCATTCCCGTGGTTTCCCAGAAAAACCGCACCCAGGGCATCGTCAAGGGCGAGGGGCCGACCAAGGAGCTCACCTTGCAGTACGTGCCCCAGGGCGCGCTCGTGGAAGAAGGCGAGGTGCTGGTCACCTCGGGGCTGGAGGAAATTTTCCCCAAGGGGTTGCCCGTGGCCAAGGTGACCTCGGTGGGCCGCTCAGGTTCGTCGCTGTTTCAGCTCATCCACGCCGCGCCGCTTTTCACCCCGCGCCAGCTTGAGGAAGTGGCCTTGCTGTTCAAGGCCACGGCCGCGGCTGCGCCGGCTCCGACGGCCGCGCCCGTGGTCGCGCCGACGCCGTCGCCCGCCACGGCCCCGGTGTCGCCGGTCATCACTCCGCCAAACGCCGCCCCGGCCGTCAAGCCCCAAAAGGGCCTCAAGACCCCGGCCGCCATCCCGCCGGCTCCGGGCCAGGGCGCGCCGCCGCCCCCCCCGCCGGCCCCGACGCCGGCCCCGGCTCCGGCTCCGGCCGTGGTCGAACCGGCCAAGAAGGCCGACAAGCCGGCCGAGTCCGAGAAAAAACGCCGCAAGCCGGCCCGGACCGAAGGGCAATGA
- a CDS encoding bactofilin family protein: MGKHDINAFLGVGTSFVGRLTFGGVVRIDGHFEGEIVSTGTLVVGSQAHVAGRVEVARLVCDGVVAAEVAASSSVAVHGRGRLCGAVRTPLLSVAEGGRVDGLVTMGTGEEPPRQALAASCSANSSQTPPS; the protein is encoded by the coding sequence GTGGGCAAGCACGACATCAACGCCTTCCTGGGGGTCGGCACGTCTTTTGTGGGGCGGCTGACCTTTGGCGGCGTGGTGCGCATTGACGGGCATTTCGAAGGCGAAATCGTCTCGACGGGAACTCTTGTGGTCGGCAGCCAGGCCCATGTGGCCGGGCGGGTCGAGGTGGCGCGCCTGGTGTGCGACGGGGTCGTGGCCGCCGAGGTGGCGGCGTCGTCTTCTGTGGCGGTGCATGGCCGGGGGCGGCTTTGCGGCGCGGTGCGCACGCCGTTGTTGTCCGTGGCCGAAGGGGGCCGGGTGGACGGGCTGGTGACCATGGGAACCGGGGAGGAACCGCCCCGTCAGGCCCTGGCCGCAAGCTGTTCGGCCAATTCTTCACAAACCCCGCCAAGCTAG
- a CDS encoding rod shape-determining protein: MSSFLNRILGLFSNDLAIDLGTANTLVFVKGKGIVLSEPSVVAVKKDPRGGNKVLAVGLEAKRMLGRTPGNIVAIRPMKDGVIADFEVTEAMLRHFISKVHNSRRLVRPRIIICVPTGITQVEKRAVKESAQSAGAREVYLIEEPMAAAIGANLPITEPTSNMVVDIGGGTTEVAVISLSGVVYSKSVRVGGDKMDEAIMQYVKRKYNMLIGESTAEQIKITVGSAHHSTSQGEMEVKGRDLVTGIPQNITISSEEVQKSISEQVESIVQAVRIALEQTPPELAADIVDRGIVLTGGGALLRGLDQLLREETSLPITVVDDPLSTVVLGSGRALDNLDVLKEVTID, translated from the coding sequence ATGTCCAGTTTTTTGAATAGGATATTGGGGCTTTTCTCCAACGATCTGGCCATCGACCTGGGAACGGCCAACACCTTGGTGTTCGTCAAGGGCAAGGGCATCGTCTTGTCCGAACCCTCGGTGGTGGCGGTGAAAAAGGACCCCCGGGGCGGCAACAAGGTACTGGCGGTGGGCCTGGAAGCCAAGCGGATGCTTGGTCGTACCCCGGGTAACATCGTGGCCATCCGCCCCATGAAGGACGGCGTCATCGCCGACTTCGAGGTGACCGAGGCCATGCTGCGGCACTTTATTTCCAAGGTCCACAATTCCCGCCGGCTGGTGCGCCCGCGCATCATCATCTGCGTGCCGACAGGCATCACCCAGGTGGAAAAGCGGGCGGTCAAGGAATCGGCCCAGAGCGCCGGCGCGCGCGAGGTCTACCTCATCGAGGAGCCCATGGCCGCCGCCATCGGGGCCAACCTGCCCATCACCGAACCCACCTCCAACATGGTGGTGGACATCGGCGGCGGCACCACGGAAGTGGCGGTCATTTCGCTGTCCGGCGTGGTCTATTCGAAGTCCGTGCGCGTTGGCGGCGACAAGATGGACGAAGCCATCATGCAGTACGTCAAGCGCAAATATAACATGCTCATCGGCGAATCCACGGCCGAACAGATAAAGATCACGGTCGGCTCGGCCCATCATTCCACCAGCCAGGGCGAGATGGAAGTCAAGGGCCGCGACCTCGTCACGGGCATTCCCCAGAACATCACGATATCCTCCGAGGAAGTGCAGAAATCCATTTCCGAGCAGGTGGAGAGCATTGTCCAGGCCGTGCGCATCGCCCTGGAGCAGACGCCCCCGGAACTGGCCGCGGACATCGTGGACCGGGGCATCGTCCTGACCGGCGGCGGCGCGCTTTTGCGCGGCCTCGACCAGCTGCTGCGCGAGGAAACCTCGCTGCCCATCACGGTTGTTGACGACCCCCTTTCGACGGTTGTCCTCGGCTCCGGCCGGGCGCTGGACAACCTGGACGTCCTGAAGGAGGTCACGATAGATTAA
- a CDS encoding F0F1 ATP synthase subunit delta has product MTGNIVARRYAKALFALAKKAGKKAPAEYGKDLEAFASVLEGSPDLLKVFANPIISADVKKSVLSGVAGKIGLKPMVINFLSLLADKDRLPCVLEVSALYRTLLDEAEGVMRGQLVTAFALADARQDQIKVKLEKQSGKKLVLSFAVDPSIIGGVVLKVGDKVLDASLRAQLEILKEQIKRGE; this is encoded by the coding sequence TTGACCGGCAACATCGTCGCGCGCCGTTACGCCAAGGCGCTTTTCGCGCTGGCCAAAAAGGCCGGCAAGAAAGCCCCGGCGGAGTACGGCAAGGACCTGGAGGCCTTTGCCTCCGTCCTTGAGGGGTCTCCGGATCTGCTTAAGGTCTTTGCCAACCCCATCATCAGCGCCGATGTGAAGAAGTCGGTGCTGTCCGGGGTCGCTGGCAAAATCGGCCTCAAGCCCATGGTCATCAACTTCCTGTCCCTTCTGGCCGACAAGGACCGCCTGCCCTGCGTCCTGGAAGTGTCCGCCCTCTACCGGACCCTTCTGGACGAGGCCGAAGGCGTCATGCGCGGCCAGCTGGTCACCGCCTTCGCCCTGGCCGACGCGCGCCAGGACCAGATCAAGGTCAAGCTCGAAAAGCAATCCGGCAAGAAGCTGGTGCTGTCTTTCGCCGTTGATCCCTCCATCATCGGCGGCGTCGTCCTCAAGGTCGGCGACAAGGTGTTGGACGCGAGCCTTCGCGCCCAGCTCGAAATATTGAAAGAACAAATCAAGAGGGGTGAGTAG
- a CDS encoding methylated-DNA--[protein]-cysteine S-methyltransferase yields the protein MSVQTFTDICVADPLALEITWNNGEVTALKLTWAEGKTRAVASEAGQAVQAALEAYVAGGQADWPKLPFAWGKASDFSRRVLDELARVPAGQPVSYGWLAAKAGRPKAARAVGRVMASNPFPLLYPCHRVVGAKGALTGFGPGIDMKKYLLELEGTK from the coding sequence ATGTCCGTACAGACGTTCACCGACATTTGCGTTGCCGATCCGTTGGCGTTGGAAATCACCTGGAATAACGGTGAGGTCACGGCCTTAAAATTGACCTGGGCCGAGGGCAAGACCCGGGCTGTAGCCAGCGAGGCCGGCCAGGCCGTGCAGGCAGCCCTGGAGGCTTATGTGGCCGGCGGCCAGGCCGACTGGCCCAAGCTGCCCTTTGCCTGGGGCAAGGCGAGCGATTTTTCGCGCCGGGTGCTGGACGAGCTGGCCCGGGTGCCGGCCGGACAGCCGGTCAGCTACGGCTGGCTGGCGGCCAAGGCCGGACGCCCCAAGGCGGCCCGGGCCGTGGGCCGGGTCATGGCCTCCAATCCGTTTCCGCTCCTCTACCCCTGCCACCGGGTGGTCGGGGCCAAGGGCGCGCTCACCGGCTTCGGGCCGGGCATCGACATGAAAAAATACCTGCTGGAACTCGAAGGGACGAAGTAA